The Puniceicoccus vermicola genome contains the following window.
AATCGAGAGCTGGAAGCTCTCGCTACTTTGGCTTCTCCGTTCTCGCATGACTTTGGTTGTGCGATTCATTTCGGCCAGGCCGATCCTACGCGAATCGAGAGCTGGAAGCTCTCGCTACTTTGGCTCCTCCGTTCTCGCATGACTTTAGTCGTGCGATTCATTTCGGCCAGAGGCCCATGGGGCGGCTCTCACTTCAACGAACTCCTCCATCAACTGGAGAGGAACGGTGATAACCGTTTCTAAATATCCACAGATGATTCCAAGGCTTCACACTACCCAACGAAATGGCTCTCGCCATTCCGCTCCCTTTTCAACGAGAACGGAAACAACAGAGTGACGCCCTTTCAGGGCTGTTATATCAGCGATAACACCCGAAACCCAGGGCGTTGCCCAGGGCTCAAGAATCGATGCACCTTCGGCGCGATAAATTCGCAAATCGACGGCCCCGATGAATCGAGCGAATCATTCTCAACCGCTCGGTGATAGCGCGTCCAAAAATGCAACCCCACTTCCGAACCTAGGAACAGGAGCCGGACGTGTCTTGCAAAGCAAAGCCATAGAGCGATCCGTCAATACATCGCTCCGCAAACGAGCTCGGGATACGCAATCTCCCGCGCCAACGGTGCAAAACCCGTCAGCCCGGGGCAACGCCCTGGGAGACCCAACCCTCGTAAAATCCCGAGCCCTGAAGGGGCGAAATCCCCGCTTTGACTGGATCCTCTCCTTACCCGCTAATCGGGTTGCGGAAGAGAAGACGCACCGCACCGAAATTCGGAACAACGGAACTCACCTCCAGTTCCAATTCTTTATCCCCGTTTCTCCAAAATTCGACCTTCGACGGCTCGTAAAATCCGTTCACCTCCCGGTATCCACTGTAACTCAAGACTAGGGCATTGCCTAAGGGATCCTTTTTCTCCCAGCGCAAAAGATTGAGATCCAGCGGATCCAGATCGACTTGCTCTATCTCCTGACTCCCGCTGGCAATGAACTGAATTCGCAAAACACGGCCAGTCTCATCGGCCACATCCTCCACCGAAACCACGCGGCCTTGGCCATCGAGAAACTCCTGTAGCAACGGACCGTGCACTCGGCCGAGTGCCATCATTAAATCCACTTCTATCGGGTTCGGATCCAAACCTTGACGGGTGCCGTCGTCCATCCCCAAGAACTTCCAATATTCCTTTCCATCGTAACCCAGGTTCAGCTGCTCTCCATTTCCGGAGACTCGGATGTGAATGAGGTCCGGCGCCATGGTCAGAAGTGAAAAATCTCGTGCGACCGATCCAGTCCCCACTTCTCCCGAGAATCGCAGAGATTTCAATCTCGCGAGGGAGACCCGCCCCCCTCTCTCCTCGATCAAGACCTCCCGTAGGTGAGCCTCCTCCTCAAAATCCGCTGCGGAGTACATTTGCGTCCGTCCCGAAGTTTCACGCGGAATCACAACTTCTTCGGTTTCCCCCATCACCTCTTCCGTGTGGGGAGTCAGCCAGACAAGGACTCCAATGAAGAAGAGAACGGAAGCACCGAAGAGGAATGGCGCCAAACGGCGAACCACCGCAAAAATCATTTCGGGAAAATTCATCGGAACCTCTTCACGAGGCTTCGATCGAATAGATTCTAGATCACTTCTATTCACTTCAGAAATTGGAAAATTTCCACCTTCAAAGATGGTACTTGAGCGCAGGAAAGACTGGTGGGGGGTCATAAGGCAAAGGGGGGTAAGTCCCCAAATATGCCTCAAATTTACTAACAATTCACGAAAAAACTCTTTCGAAATCGCCCCAAAATCAAAGATTTTTCGGTTCTACGGCAGTCTCGCTCGACTATCGGAACGAAATGATCGATTCCATTCGGCGAAAGAACTCCTCAGTTCCTGCCATGTAGGGAGTCGCCTCCATTTCCGGATCAAAAGAACGCAGTGGAAACGGCGACTCTCCGAGAAATCGGCAAACGGTTTGGGTCTCGGGAAAGAAGGCCATGAACGCCGCGATATCCCAGACTTTCACCCGGTAATCAATCGCGCCTTCAAGAAAGCCGAGAGCGACGTAAACACCCTCCATGGTTCCCGATCCGAGTGACCGGACACGCTCCCGATTCATCAGTGGGGTCAACCGCTCCACCTCTGCCTCAGGAATCGGGAACTGAAGCCCGATCGGCGTGTGCCCTCCCGCTTCCGGAGGACGCGGCTTCAGGGGTCGATCCTCTTCGAAAAGACCGCGGCCGGCCCCTCCGTGAATCAATCGGTTTCCGGCGTAGTCATAGACCCAGCCGTAAACCGGAAAACCATTCTCCAGTAAGGCCAGAGAGATCGCACAATTGGGTAAGCCGATGGCGAAATTGTTTGTTCCATCCACGGGATCGAGCACCCAGCTAAACCGAGCCTTGAGCTCCCGCTTGCCATCCTGCCCCGATTCCTCGCTGCAACCGTCATCGTCGGGAAATGATTCCTCGATTCCCGCGAGAATCCGATCCGATATCCCGTGATCGGCCTCCGTCACTCGGCTCCGGTCCACCTTCCACTCGCTATCGACTGAAGCAAATGAGTCGCGGAAGAAAGGAATCTCGCGGCGCACCCACTCGGTTCCCTTCTCGATTCTCCGAGCCATCTCCTGGCTCACCTCGCTCATGCCTTTTCCCCGGCTTCCGACATCTCGCGGAGGCATTCGGTAGCGATTGCCACCGCCTCGTCGATCGACTTCTCGTCGTGCGCCGCACTCAAGAACCAATTGTGATGGGGATGAAAGAACGCTCCTTTGCGAACTGCCTTACCACAGAAGCTCTGGGCCAGACGCAAATTCTGGTCTCCTTCGAAGAACGGGTATGGCGCTGCCCTCGGCCCCGAACATTGCAGAACATATCCATGCTTCGCTGCCGCTTCCGTCAATCCCCGGCAAAGTCGATCTCCAATGGCTTCGATTCGCTCAGGCACCTTGTCGCGTTCAATGATCGTCAAGCAGGTCGCCGCCGCCGCCATGGCGTCTGCGTTATTCCAGTAACTTCCAGTCAAAAAGACTTTTGCTGCTGCCGTTTTCAGGGAATCCCTTCCCACGGCTGAAGAAATCGGAAATCCGTTCCCCATTGCTTTACAGTAGCAGGCAATGTCCGGCTCAAAACCAAAACGACGATGGGAACCGCCAGCATGCAACCGGAATCCAGTCCGAATGTCGTCGAGAATTATGACAATCCCCCGCCGATTACACTCAGCCTGGACCTTGGTGAGAAATCCGTTCTCCGGCATCTCAGAAGCCGCAAAAGAAGGATGGTGGTAAGGGGTGACGAACACGCCGGCAACTTGATCCCGGAGGCTGTCCAGCATCCCGACCAGAGAATCGAGCTTATTCCATTCGAAGCGGTGAATATGCTCGCGGTCTTCTTCGATAATGCCCCCATACCCCGGAGCGCACCAAGCGTCGATCCCGTGGTAAGCGCCCTTCAACATAAGAATCTTTTTTCTTCCCGTCGCTTCACGCGCCACCTGTAGGGCCCATGTCGTTACGTCGGAACCGTTCTTGGCGAAGACCGCCCAATCTGCAAAATCCACCCGCTGGACCATCAACTCCGCGAGCTCGACAAACCCGCGCGAGGGCACGTTGAAAAGATTCCCTTTCGCCTTCGCCCGAGCTGCCGCTTCCTCCACTTCCGGATGCTGGTGGCCAAGAACAATTGGGCCAAAGCCACACATAAAATCCAGATACTGGTTTCCATCAACATCGGTAAACCGGCATCCTTCAGCCGATTCCGCGAAGTAGGGAAAAATCCCGGGCAGCCCTGCAGCCGGACTCGTATGACCGTAAATCCCTCCGGGCACGACCTGGAGGGCGCGCTCGAAGAGCGAACGCGATTCAGAAAGACGGGAATCAAAAAAAGAGGACACGCGAAAAGTTATTCAAAATTAAAATCACCCACTCCCAATCCGGAATCAGGTATTCGGGAAAAGTTCAGAAAATTCCTCAGGCGGCGTCGAGACAACCCTGATCTTGCGACCTTCCCGCCTCCAGCTGAGCTCAGTCGCGTGGAGGAAAAGTCGTTGGGTGCTGTGCTTGCGCCGGAAGGCCCGGTTTGCCCCAAAGTCCCCATAGTTTCGGTCTCCAATAATCGGGAGCCCGTGCTTGGCAGCCTGCACTCGGATCTGATGCGTCCGGCCCGTTCCAGGCTCCAGTTTCAAAAGACTCAGGGGGATGCCATCGCGACGAAAACCGACCTCACTCCCGGCCGTCTCGGCGCGCATCCCATTTCCTCCTACCCGGACGCGGAGCTTGCCCTCTTCATTGCCCCGCACCAACCGGTCCTTCCAAACAAAGGTCCGGCTTCGGGGGCGTCCAGCGACCACGGCTCGATAGGTCTTGTGAATCCGACCCTCTTCGAACGCCTTGATAAACCAGTCCGCTTGATCGGCCAGCGCCAATAATAGAATCCCCGACGTCGGACCGTCGAGACGATGGCACAAACGGATCTCCGGGAAATCACCATCTGGAGCCCCGAACACTTCCGTCTCATCGGACCACGGCAATGACAGGACCGCTCGATCCGCATCCTTCGGTCCATTCGGATGAGAGAGAACCCCAGCGGGCTTGTTCACGGCGACCCAATCCTCGCCGGAGATCAATACCTCGACCCCCTTCATCCACGGCAATTTTTTCCAATCCTGTTCCTTCATCGATAATGAAAAGTAATCTCGACCCGGGTCTCGTCCCCCAAGGTTCGAATCATGTCGTCGGTCCAGACACCG
Protein-coding sequences here:
- a CDS encoding RluA family pseudouridine synthase, producing the protein MKEQDWKKLPWMKGVEVLISGEDWVAVNKPAGVLSHPNGPKDADRAVLSLPWSDETEVFGAPDGDFPEIRLCHRLDGPTSGILLLALADQADWFIKAFEEGRIHKTYRAVVAGRPRSRTFVWKDRLVRGNEEGKLRVRVGGNGMRAETAGSEVGFRRDGIPLSLLKLEPGTGRTHQIRVQAAKHGLPIIGDRNYGDFGANRAFRRKHSTQRLFLHATELSWRREGRKIRVVSTPPEEFSELFPNT
- a CDS encoding inositol monophosphatase family protein, producing MSEVSQEMARRIEKGTEWVRREIPFFRDSFASVDSEWKVDRSRVTEADHGISDRILAGIEESFPDDDGCSEESGQDGKRELKARFSWVLDPVDGTNNFAIGLPNCAISLALLENGFPVYGWVYDYAGNRLIHGGAGRGLFEEDRPLKPRPPEAGGHTPIGLQFPIPEAEVERLTPLMNRERVRSLGSGTMEGVYVALGFLEGAIDYRVKVWDIAAFMAFFPETQTVCRFLGESPFPLRSFDPEMEATPYMAGTEEFFRRMESIISFR
- a CDS encoding aminotransferase class III-fold pyridoxal phosphate-dependent enzyme, with amino-acid sequence MSSFFDSRLSESRSLFERALQVVPGGIYGHTSPAAGLPGIFPYFAESAEGCRFTDVDGNQYLDFMCGFGPIVLGHQHPEVEEAAARAKAKGNLFNVPSRGFVELAELMVQRVDFADWAVFAKNGSDVTTWALQVAREATGRKKILMLKGAYHGIDAWCAPGYGGIIEEDREHIHRFEWNKLDSLVGMLDSLRDQVAGVFVTPYHHPSFAASEMPENGFLTKVQAECNRRGIVIILDDIRTGFRLHAGGSHRRFGFEPDIACYCKAMGNGFPISSAVGRDSLKTAAAKVFLTGSYWNNADAMAAAATCLTIIERDKVPERIEAIGDRLCRGLTEAAAKHGYVLQCSGPRAAPYPFFEGDQNLRLAQSFCGKAVRKGAFFHPHHNWFLSAAHDEKSIDEAVAIATECLREMSEAGEKA